In Eretmochelys imbricata isolate rEreImb1 chromosome 4, rEreImb1.hap1, whole genome shotgun sequence, a single window of DNA contains:
- the IL21 gene encoding interleukin-21, which yields MERMIVFCLFFFCSSILLSAAAPTKLRYKELVKTVKELKKIVKVKDVELLNMPEDFESKCLSSAFNCFQNASLHLEPANSQSSRNFEVMITRLRRPVITHTITDMNCSPCESYAKEAPRQFLDSFLSLLQERIIKLHI from the exons ATGGAGAGGATGATCGTTTTCTGTCTGTTTTTCTTCTGTTCCAGTATACTGCTgagtgcagctgcaccaacaAAGTTAAGATACAAGGAGCTTGTAAAGACAGTCAAGGAGTTGAAAAAAATAGTGAAAGTTAAG GATGTTGAACTTCTGAATATGCCAGAAGACTTTGAG AGTAAATGCCTGTCTTCTGCGTTCAACTGCTTCCAGAATGCAAGCTTACACTTAGAGCCAGCAAACAGCCAATCATCTCGTAATTTTGAAGTCATGATTACAAGGTTGAGGAGACCAGTTATTACACACACCATTACTGACATG AATTGTTCTCCATGTGAATCTTATGCTAAAGAAGCCCCCAGACAATTTTTGGACAGCTTTCTATCACTGCTACAGGAG CGAATCATAAAACTTCACATTTAG